One Mesorhizobium loti genomic window carries:
- a CDS encoding diacylglycerol kinase has product MQRLIDAFFNSVRAFRKLAASEKAFQQELMLLVLALPAAWFVSVSWRGYALLIGAVLLLIMVEVLNTGIEAACDAFSREFNVDIQLAKDCGSLAVLISVVIVAGVWGIALIERITGLPI; this is encoded by the coding sequence ATGCAGCGGCTGATCGACGCTTTTTTCAATTCGGTGCGGGCGTTTCGCAAGCTGGCCGCCAGTGAAAAGGCTTTCCAGCAGGAACTGATGCTGCTGGTGCTCGCCCTGCCGGCGGCGTGGTTCGTTTCGGTCTCCTGGCGTGGTTATGCCTTGCTGATCGGCGCGGTGCTGTTGCTGATCATGGTCGAGGTGCTGAACACCGGCATCGAGGCCGCCTGTGATGCGTTCAGCCGCGAGTTCAATGTCGATATCCAGTTGGCCAAGGACTGCGGTTCGCTGGCGGTGCTGATTTCGGTGGTCATCGTCGCCGGCGTCTGGGGCATCGCGCTTATCGAGCGGATCACCGGACTACCGATCTAG
- a CDS encoding glutathione-dependent formaldehyde-activating GFA, with amino-acid sequence MSDSHQGSCLCGAVRFRTRGALRGVVYCHCSQCRKQSGHFYAATNVADADIVIEGTESITWYEASAFAGRGFCKTCGSVLFWKPRAQDYISVMAGAFDKPTGLKGDCHIFVGDKGDYYSIVDGLPQFEKSTPSIAVAE; translated from the coding sequence ATGAGCGATAGTCACCAGGGATCATGCCTGTGCGGAGCGGTCCGCTTCCGGACAAGGGGAGCGCTGCGCGGCGTCGTCTACTGCCATTGCTCGCAATGCAGGAAGCAAAGCGGGCATTTCTATGCCGCGACCAATGTCGCCGACGCCGACATCGTGATCGAAGGCACGGAAAGCATCACCTGGTATGAGGCGTCCGCTTTCGCCGGGCGCGGCTTCTGCAAGACATGCGGGTCCGTGCTTTTCTGGAAGCCAAGGGCTCAAGACTATATTTCGGTGATGGCGGGAGCGTTCGACAAGCCGACAGGCCTCAAGGGCGACTGCCATATCTTCGTTGGCGACAAGGGTGACTATTATTCGATCGTTGACGGGCTGCCGCAGTTTGAAAAGTCGACGCCTTCGATCGCGGTCGCTGAATGA
- a CDS encoding diguanylate cyclase GGDEF domain-containing protein gives MQPAVATTERSTDIAATVVATMRQLGVLGLPRNYEIFYEALSGTNRELSLAVVSLSSRPTQDELDQIGRAFFAQNHGPGIVEHARDVIARELEEVAALLRSERSHIEKYGRILDETSNGLSGRSLLSQDLLQKIANAMAVATNSTIDHGKQIASTLSDKTAELESVKSKLEEYKRLADTDPLTQIWNRRAFDKEITRIYNSNKGILFNALVLADIDRFKDINDRYGHPVGDKIIQIIAEIFQTSIRGDMFVARTGGEEFALIIEGASEDATYEIAERIRALIEQTPFTSSQTGMNYGTVTVSMGICMASEAEGPEDLYTKADRALYRSKVSGRNRVTKHSTMAGRAGKSWLLYRKD, from the coding sequence ATGCAGCCGGCAGTAGCCACAACCGAACGAAGCACCGACATCGCAGCCACGGTTGTCGCGACCATGCGCCAGCTTGGCGTCCTCGGCCTGCCGCGCAACTATGAGATCTTCTACGAGGCATTGAGCGGCACCAATCGCGAGCTCAGCCTGGCCGTCGTATCGCTGAGCAGCCGGCCGACGCAAGATGAGCTGGATCAGATCGGACGCGCCTTCTTTGCCCAGAACCATGGCCCCGGCATCGTCGAGCATGCCAGGGACGTCATTGCCAGGGAACTCGAGGAGGTCGCGGCGCTGTTGCGAAGCGAGCGCAGCCACATCGAGAAATACGGCAGGATTCTCGACGAGACATCAAACGGCCTGAGTGGCCGCAGCCTGCTCTCCCAGGATCTTCTGCAGAAAATCGCCAACGCCATGGCCGTTGCCACCAATTCGACGATCGATCACGGCAAGCAGATTGCTTCGACGCTCAGCGACAAGACGGCCGAGCTCGAAAGCGTGAAGTCGAAGCTCGAGGAATACAAGCGGCTGGCCGATACGGATCCGCTGACCCAGATCTGGAACCGCCGCGCCTTCGACAAGGAAATCACCAGGATCTACAACAGCAACAAGGGCATCCTGTTCAATGCCTTGGTCCTTGCCGACATCGATCGGTTCAAGGATATCAACGATCGCTACGGCCATCCTGTCGGCGACAAGATCATCCAGATCATCGCCGAGATCTTCCAGACCAGCATTCGCGGCGACATGTTCGTTGCCCGCACCGGCGGCGAGGAGTTCGCGCTGATCATCGAGGGCGCCAGCGAAGATGCCACTTACGAGATCGCCGAGCGCATTCGCGCCCTGATCGAGCAGACGCCGTTCACCAGCAGCCAGACTGGCATGAATTACGGCACGGTGACCGTCTCGATGGGCATCTGCATGGCATCCGAGGCCGAAGGACCCGAAGATCTCTACACCAAGGCCGACCGGGCGCTCTACCGTTCGAAGGTGAGCGGCCGTAACCGCGTCACCAAGCATTCGACGATGGCCGGCCGAGCCGGCAAGAGCTGGCTGCTCTACAGGAAGGACTGA